The Brevinematales bacterium genomic interval TCTTTTGTCCGAGCATATTTTTCATATCGGCAATTTCGCATGAAGCGCGAAAATACTGGTTAAAAGTCATAAAAATCAGTTCCGCCGAAAGATCCGTGCGAATATCGGGAAAAATCCTCTTCTGGGCTTTCCCCTTATCTAAAATATGCGCAATAATATCGATCAGACGCTGCCTTGAATTGATAATGTGCGCGTACATGACCTTGATATCCATATTTTTCTGGAGCTCATTTTTTATAGTTAAAAAGCCTTCTTCCGATGAAATCGACTTCATAAACTCGCCGTTCTTTTGATTGAAGCGGAGCCCCGCCATAATATAGGCTTCGAGAGCGGTATCGAAATCCTCGATTTCATTTATTCTGTCGTACTCTTTTTCCCAATTATACATAATGTTCATAACGGTAAACAGAAATAACGTGGCTTTCTTCCCGAAATGGCGGTAAACGGTCGCTTTTCCGATACCCGTCCGTTCGGCTATCAGATCGACGCTCGCCTTAAAATACCCCCGCTGCTCGAATTCTTTCCGGGATTCATCGATAATCCTGACTTCGAGCGGAGAAAGGTTTTTTATTTTTTTGAAATCCATATGCTACCCCTTCGGATGTATGGGTGAATCCGAAAACAGCTGTTTACAAACCGTTTCCATCGATATGCACCTGCCGGACGTACCCGTCCGTCCGGTAAAACCCCAATGTACCCTATTTTATTACCTAACGCGATTATCGACGGACGTACACGTCCGTTCGTAGGAACGGACTATTATATATCAAAAGTGCAGGATATGTCAATACTAAATATAACTATATTTTCTTAAAAAGGGATGCATTTTCTAAAAATATATTTTTTATAGAGCGCGTACGATACTCTTGAACACCTCGCCCCGTTCGTTATAGTTCTTGAACATATCGAAACTCGCGCATCCGGGAGATAAAACCACCACCTCGCCGGAAACCGCGTTATCATGGGCGAACCTGACCGCGTCTTCCATATCCTTCGCGCGATACGCGTCGGGGAAACCCATCTCGCCCGCGATTTTTTCCGAGGCCTCGCCTATCACCACGAGCTTCTTGAGCTTCCGGTGCGCCAAGTCCTTCACCAGCGTGAAATCCAGCCCCTTGTCACGCCCCCCCGCGATCGCGATCATGGGGACATCGAAACTCAGGAGCGCCTTCTCGAGCGCGTTCACGGTCGTCGACTTCGAGTCGTTGTAATACTTAACCCCGTCGAGCTCGCGGACAAATTCTAAGCGGTGCGGGAGTCCCTCGAACTCCGCGAGCGCCGCGCGTATGGCGCTATCGGATATTCCGGCCGACTTCGCCATCAGTATCGCCGCCATCGCGTTCTCGACATTATGGATTCCCTGTAACGCGATCCCCGCGCGTTCGACAAATTTTTCACTATTATAGAAAACAGCCGATCCGTCGAAATAACAGTCGGCCTTGGGGTTCGCGCGGCTGAATGTCAGGATACGCGGGGCGATCCCCTTCGCGAGCGCGTCATAATACGGCGAATCGAGGTTCAGCACCGCGATATCTCCGGGAGTCTGGTTTCGGAATATCCCTTTCTTCGCGAGCATATACTGCTCGATCGATTCATACCGGTCGAGGTGATCCGCCGCGATATTGAGCACCGCCGAGACCTTCGGGCGGAAGTCCTTGATTTCCTCAAGCTGGAAGCTGGATAATTCGAGCGTTACAATCGTATCGTCCTTGATATCATGGTACAAATCGAATATCGCGGTGCCGATATTCCCGCCGACCAGCGCGGGCTTCTCGCGCTTGATGATCTCATACACGAGCGTGGTCGTAGTCGTCTTACCGTCGGTGCCGGTAATCGCGATATAAGTATTCGACGGGAAATATCTATAAAAGAGTTCGATATCCCCGATAACTTCTATCCCCCGCCTGCGGGCTTCCGCGATCAGCGGGATGGAGAGGGGCACTCCCGGACTGGGGAGGATGAGGTCTACGGTAAATTCGTCGAGTATCGCGGGGTCCTGCCGTCCGAGAAGGTCGATAGTCGTCCCGAGCGGGGTTAGCCCGGCGAGGAGGGACTCCTTCTCCGGGTCGCGCGACGTATCGGATACGAGCACGGTATTCCCGAGCTCCAAGAGGATTTTCGACGCCGAGTACGATGTGCGTTTGGTGAACCCCGCGACCATGATATTTTTACCGCGCATATTGAAATCTCCTTTCGTACCCCAACCCCCGTCATTACGAAAGAGCGGAGCGAGTGACGTAATCCATAGATAAAATTTATGAAACAGTATTATAACGGGAGGGTGAAAGGAAATCAAGCGCCCGAAGGGTGCGTTTTATTCCGATTTTAGTACTATACCGACATTTGCAAATAGCCCGTATTGATAAGTTTAAACGGTGTTGAAAACAATCCCATCAGCAAATCTGTATTTTAATATGCAGATAAATATTTACATAAGCCTTCCGGTTTTATATAATATTGCATGAGTAAATGGGACAAACTTATTCGGAAAATTCTTTCGGGAAACTCCGATAGAAATATACTTTTTAGTGATATACTTTCTCTCTTGCAAAGTTTTCAATTCGAACTACGCATTAAAGGAAGCCATCATATATTTTTCAAAGATGATATCGAAGAAATATTAAATTTTCAACCTGCGGGAAGTCTGGTAAAACCTTATCAAGTTAAGTAGTTGAGAAAACTAATTATTAAATACAAATTGGGAGTAGACAATGAATGAAATAAAATACGAGATTCTTATTTACTGGAGCGAAGATGATAATTCGTTTGTCGCCGAAGTACCCGAACTGCCGGGTTGTATGTCCGACGGATCCACATATGAGGAAGCCTTGAAAAATGTTGAAATAATTATCACCGAATGGATAGAGACCGCAAAAGAAAACGGGCGCGCTATTCCCAAGCCGAAGGGAAAACTTTCATACGCTTAAAATCCTTCCATTACTTTATTCCCTCTGTCGTGCATAATAACCCCCATTCATCTGCATACCCAGAGCGGCTTGTCCCCGAGTTTACGAAGGGGAGTCGAACCATGTATCCGCAATTTGACATATCCCCTTTCACCCGTTATGATATTCACGGTTACGGCGCCCTTCGGGGCTTAATAGGGAATCCGGTAAGGCCATGCCTCAATCCGGAACGCTGCCCGGCACTGTAAACGGGATAACGCTTTTTCCATCATGCCACTGGGGATTTCCCCGGGAAGGCGGAAAAAGCCCGTAAGTCAGGAGACCTGCCGTAGTCTTTCCGTATCTTCCCCGGGAACAGGGACTGATGGATACTCCTCTTGGCGTACCCGTCCTCTATCCCGTGGAAGAAATAACCGCGGGAGCTCGGTAAGTGAATCGTTTCCTATTCATACCTGTTTTGATTCTCCTTTGCGGGATTTCCCCGTTGTTCCCTTATGTCAACCTCGGGGCGACCAACTATAACCCCGCGAATCCCGATTTCCTGATACCTCCCTCCCCCGGCCTCGACTACGAGCCCCTGCCGGTCAACTCCGCCGGCAGTATCGCGCTCGTCCTGCCGAGCTCGGCGGTCAGCGTACGCACTGCGGGCGGTATCGGGCAGGTCAACACGGTATCGGTCGACGGCGGACTGTCGTCGCACACGCGGTTCGCGTTCGACGGGATGGTGCTGGAATTCCCGCATAACCAGTCGTTCGACATGGGGCTATTCCCCCTCGAGTTCGCCGCCCGCGTGGACATCTATAAAAACAACCTCGCGCCGTTCGGGTATAACGCATCGGGGGGTATGGTGGATTTCCGGCTCCCGGAGTTCCTCGCCCCTAAGCTCACGCTCGGCCTGTCGGCGGGCAGTCTCTACGAGGCGGGGGCGAAGGCGCTCCTCGCATTGCCTTACGGGAACGGCGGGCTTCTCGTGGGCGGGTCGGTCATCCTTTCGGAAAACAAGTTTATTTATACCGATTCCCTCGGCACGGACGCGCCCGCGTATAATCTCGACTTCCAGCGTTACAGCCTGCTCGCGAAATGGACTCAGGGCGGCTGGTACGCAGGGCTGGCGCACACCTCAAAACAGGCGGGCGCGGGGATGAAATATCCCGGCGAGGGGCGGCAGGCGGACTCCCTTTCTATCGCGAATTTCGGGCTTAAAGGCGCGGACTTTGCGTTCGGGGCGGGCTACCTGCTCTGGGTCAGCCGTTTCACCAACTCCCTCGGTATGGACGATACCCATATCAGCCACACGTTCGACGGAGACTGCGAAACCCGTATCAAGGACGGGATTTTCGGCCTCAGCCTGAAACTCTCGTCGAAAACATTCCTGCTGGACAGCACCAAACTCGGCATGCGCTCGGGTGAGGATATGAACGCGATAGCCGGGTTTTCCCTGTCGCCCGGCGCGTTCCAGTTCGGAGGAAACCTCAACCTGATATGGAGATGGGGCACAGGTCTCGTCCCGGTGCCGGGGGTCTCCGCCGAGTGGAAAGCGTTCGACGGGTTCTCGGCGCGCGTCTCGGTGTCCCGTCATTACCGCCCCCCGACGATGAACGACCTTTACTGGCCTTACGACGGGTTTTCCTCCGGGAACACCAACCTCCGCCCCGAGGAAGGGCTGATCGCGAAGGCGGGCGCGGTGTGGGTATCCGGCGGGCTGACCTTATCCGCATCGGCGGGATTA includes:
- the murD gene encoding UDP-N-acetylmuramoyl-L-alanine--D-glutamate ligase, giving the protein MRGKNIMVAGFTKRTSYSASKILLELGNTVLVSDTSRDPEKESLLAGLTPLGTTIDLLGRQDPAILDEFTVDLILPSPGVPLSIPLIAEARRRGIEVIGDIELFYRYFPSNTYIAITGTDGKTTTTTLVYEIIKREKPALVGGNIGTAIFDLYHDIKDDTIVTLELSSFQLEEIKDFRPKVSAVLNIAADHLDRYESIEQYMLAKKGIFRNQTPGDIAVLNLDSPYYDALAKGIAPRILTFSRANPKADCYFDGSAVFYNSEKFVERAGIALQGIHNVENAMAAILMAKSAGISDSAIRAALAEFEGLPHRLEFVRELDGVKYYNDSKSTTVNALEKALLSFDVPMIAIAGGRDKGLDFTLVKDLAHRKLKKLVVIGEASEKIAGEMGFPDAYRAKDMEDAVRFAHDNAVSGEVVVLSPGCASFDMFKNYNERGEVFKSIVRAL
- a CDS encoding type II toxin-antitoxin system HicB family antitoxin, producing MNEIKYEILIYWSEDDNSFVAEVPELPGCMSDGSTYEEALKNVEIIITEWIETAKENGRAIPKPKGKLSYA
- a CDS encoding TetR/AcrR family transcriptional regulator; amino-acid sequence: MDFKKIKNLSPLEVRIIDESRKEFEQRGYFKASVDLIAERTGIGKATVYRHFGKKATLFLFTVMNIMYNWEKEYDRINEIEDFDTALEAYIMAGLRFNQKNGEFMKSISSEEGFLTIKNELQKNMDIKVMYAHIINSRQRLIDIIAHILDKGKAQKRIFPDIRTDLSAELIFMTFNQYFRASCEIADMKNMLGQKTEFSKEEGLTELKKLILRGLGVEKIVGDN
- a CDS encoding TonB-dependent receptor, with amino-acid sequence MNRFLFIPVLILLCGISPLFPYVNLGATNYNPANPDFLIPPSPGLDYEPLPVNSAGSIALVLPSSAVSVRTAGGIGQVNTVSVDGGLSSHTRFAFDGMVLEFPHNQSFDMGLFPLEFAARVDIYKNNLAPFGYNASGGMVDFRLPEFLAPKLTLGLSAGSLYEAGAKALLALPYGNGGLLVGGSVILSENKFIYTDSLGTDAPAYNLDFQRYSLLAKWTQGGWYAGLAHTSKQAGAGMKYPGEGRQADSLSIANFGLKGADFAFGAGYLLWVSRFTNSLGMDDTHISHTFDGDCETRIKDGIFGLSLKLSSKTFLLDSTKLGMRSGEDMNAIAGFSLSPGAFQFGGNLNLIWRWGTGLVPVPGVSAEWKAFDGFSARVSVSRHYRPPTMNDLYWPYDGFSSGNTNLRPEEGLIAKAGAVWVSGGLTLSASAGLSLFDGLILWKPDGGGVWSPVNSGKATALVGDIFLRYEGMSGWWRLGGSAGFSYNRTFNSDEASAYFGKRLTFIPLYKFTLTLHADYAKEFGAEVSLRGVSERFTDDWNSHWLDPYFLVDLRLRYSIFTLQLNNLLDASYSEQDGYPMPGFNMSIGINIEII